A single genomic interval of Mycobacterium sp. DL592 harbors:
- a CDS encoding tyrosine protein kinase — protein sequence MPLPEPGEQWDPHTIHTHYFGFSVPEAAIGAFIYIRYQPAFPLSQGGVCVFQGHDNVELTDMAFLDYEITMPWPRVDGNTITTDNGLSIEFIEPGRTARLRYRASDDSMSFDVIAEAVTPLLARGHVMPGEDAHHDRLREPGGSEQFMRVAGQLQLNGVDFAVDCFAPRDRSWRQVRVEKRGAVPSPPVGWSPMYFGPDLIFNQISFEPLDTEPRWKGLYDIGNRSSHHFAWVIKDGETRAITAVRRDVAEYHPRIHMAVRQEVTAQDDRGQRYRFRGEAIASASLPAWPNVSFRDSVYRWEDDEGRIAYCTYQEIWFDTYQKAMVKRLSSIGNG from the coding sequence ATGCCGCTGCCCGAACCGGGGGAGCAGTGGGATCCGCACACCATCCATACCCACTACTTCGGGTTCTCCGTGCCGGAGGCCGCAATTGGTGCATTCATCTACATCCGCTACCAGCCCGCGTTTCCCCTCTCCCAGGGCGGCGTCTGCGTCTTTCAGGGGCATGACAATGTCGAACTGACCGACATGGCGTTCCTGGATTACGAGATCACCATGCCCTGGCCTCGGGTCGACGGGAACACCATCACGACGGACAACGGACTGTCGATCGAGTTCATCGAGCCGGGGCGAACCGCTCGCCTGCGATACCGCGCGTCCGACGACTCGATGTCCTTCGACGTGATCGCCGAGGCGGTGACTCCGCTGCTCGCGCGCGGTCATGTCATGCCGGGCGAGGACGCCCACCACGACCGCCTGCGTGAACCCGGGGGCAGCGAGCAGTTCATGCGGGTCGCCGGTCAACTCCAATTGAATGGTGTCGATTTCGCCGTCGACTGCTTTGCCCCGCGGGACCGCTCGTGGCGACAGGTCAGGGTAGAGAAGCGTGGCGCGGTGCCGAGCCCCCCGGTCGGCTGGTCCCCGATGTATTTCGGCCCCGACCTGATCTTCAATCAGATCAGCTTCGAGCCGCTCGACACCGAGCCGCGCTGGAAGGGCCTCTACGACATCGGCAATCGGTCTTCACACCACTTCGCCTGGGTGATCAAGGATGGCGAAACCCGCGCTATCACGGCAGTGCGACGCGATGTCGCCGAATACCACCCGCGGATCCACATGGCCGTCCGCCAAGAGGTCACCGCCCAAGACGATCGCGGCCAGCGATACCGCTTCCGTGGTGAGGCCATTGCCAGCGCCTCCCTTCCCGCGTGGCCCAACGTGTCGTTCCGTGACAGCGTCTACCGCTGGGAGGACGACGAGGGCCGCATCGCATATTGCACGTATCAGGAGATCTGGTTCGACACCTACCAGAAGGCGATGGTCAAACGCCTGTCGTCAATCGGGAATGGATAG
- a CDS encoding cytochrome c oxidase subunit 3 codes for MTLLDDAGPDRTSRRRVPGEEGIWVFVLGDMTVFALFFGTFMYSRGKNQKAFAQAHAELHLALGTVNTVLLLTSSLLVALAVHNVLAGRNAQAPRLFTGALCCGLGFVIVKAIEWTELFRAGKGIGSGEFFSYYFVFTGIHLMHVLIGLAIVARLIALTRRPVLEAKQRQLCETGGIFWHMVDLLWIVLFALFYLVR; via the coding sequence ATGACCCTGCTCGACGATGCCGGCCCGGACCGTACGAGCCGGCGCAGGGTTCCCGGCGAAGAGGGGATCTGGGTATTCGTTCTCGGCGACATGACGGTGTTCGCACTGTTCTTCGGAACGTTCATGTACTCGCGGGGCAAGAACCAGAAGGCGTTTGCCCAAGCGCACGCCGAGCTGCATCTCGCTCTCGGTACTGTGAACACCGTCTTGCTGCTGACCAGCTCGCTGTTGGTCGCGCTCGCTGTCCACAACGTACTCGCTGGTCGAAATGCCCAGGCGCCAAGGCTTTTTACCGGGGCGCTGTGCTGTGGGCTCGGCTTCGTCATAGTGAAGGCGATTGAGTGGACCGAACTCTTCCGGGCAGGCAAGGGTATCGGTAGCGGGGAGTTCTTCTCCTATTACTTCGTGTTCACCGGGATCCACCTGATGCACGTCCTCATCGGCCTGGCGATTGTGGCCCGGCTGATCGCACTGACACGCAGACCCGTGCTCGAGGCAAAGCAGCGACAGCTCTGTGAAACGGGCGGAATCTTCTGGCACATGGTCGATCTGCTGTGGATCGTGCTGTTCGCGCTCTTCTACCTTGTGAGGTGA
- a CDS encoding TetR/AcrR family transcriptional regulator produces MTTSAKPTRTERLRQRTRRQLLDAGRVLIAAKGVPGLRIQEITEHADIALGSFYNYFSSKEEFLEAVITESLSDLASAIISNADEAADPAEVVAVACLRVIRLARSEPDFARLIVNISHSDTVFGDALHPHARTAVENGIATGRFAVPDIEVLLTAIFGGALALIREILDGRHGPDAERAFAQFALTALGLPPADAEAVVTKAAEAEHN; encoded by the coding sequence GTGACGACTTCCGCCAAACCGACGCGCACCGAACGCCTTCGGCAGCGAACCCGCCGGCAACTCCTCGACGCCGGGCGTGTTCTTATCGCCGCGAAAGGCGTTCCAGGACTGCGCATTCAGGAGATCACCGAGCACGCCGACATCGCCCTCGGGTCGTTCTACAACTACTTCTCGTCCAAAGAGGAGTTCCTTGAAGCGGTCATCACCGAAAGCCTGTCGGATCTGGCCTCGGCGATCATCAGCAATGCAGATGAGGCCGCCGACCCCGCCGAGGTCGTCGCGGTGGCCTGCCTGCGAGTCATTCGATTGGCCCGCAGCGAGCCAGATTTCGCGCGGTTGATCGTCAACATCAGCCATTCCGACACCGTGTTCGGCGACGCACTGCACCCCCATGCCCGCACCGCCGTCGAGAATGGCATCGCTACCGGCCGATTCGCCGTGCCCGACATCGAGGTGCTGCTCACGGCAATCTTCGGTGGAGCGCTGGCCCTCATCCGGGAGATCCTCGACGGCCGGCATGGCCCGGACGCCGAACGCGCCTTCGCGCAGTTTGCCCTCACCGCCCTTGGGCTCCCCCCTGCCGATGCCGAAGCTGTGGTCACCAAAGCCGCTGAGGCCGAACACAACTAA
- a CDS encoding cytochrome C oxidase subunit IV family protein → MTLVWILLLVLTFGSFVVGLEQSAGAADIAAIVIIAIAMFKVRLVGVHFMDVRVAPVALRALFEGYVLVVFVVLAVLDLAVRG, encoded by the coding sequence ATGACCCTGGTATGGATTCTGTTGCTGGTGTTGACTTTTGGATCTTTTGTGGTCGGTCTCGAGCAGAGTGCGGGCGCTGCCGACATCGCCGCGATCGTGATCATCGCGATCGCGATGTTCAAGGTTCGACTGGTCGGCGTGCACTTCATGGATGTCCGGGTCGCCCCGGTGGCCCTGCGGGCCTTGTTCGAGGGCTACGTGCTGGTCGTGTTCGTGGTCTTGGCCGTCCTGGACCTGGCGGTCAGGGGATAG